One Bacteroidales bacterium genomic window carries:
- a CDS encoding DUF92 domain-containing protein — MTYPKSLVIRKLTHLITGLMIVALTFLLQRETLLWLIIAGSFFSFLTFNYKKLNLLHKTTYKSFGTLFYPLGILSSFLILYNMPVFYFQTSLLVLTVSDTLANFAGQIKNGNQIVIILHDKKSMHGIVGYVFSALIIFYIFLPSNLTADIFFMATLLFLAVILELASWRGSDNFTIPVGLAIVLKLTQTQQADYLFLFGVLLIMAAGSFFLYKLRILSRIGSFVSFLLGFYLLGVIGWKWFLPVLMFFITSVAFTKIHSGLKKKKKESGSRNVWQVTANILWALVSSALFLITQNEIFIYFFIAFVAAVTADTWASEIGPLLNRRSFSLADFRFHEAGITGGISFFGTLAAMAGAFFISSVSFYLFFGEWNWEVISLLSFSAFMACFADTLLGTFVEGKLLNRLYFQNRINQESLSPNDIVNLGGSFTAFLFFLLLRYLF; from the coding sequence ATGACTTATCCCAAAAGTTTGGTCATCAGAAAATTAACACACCTGATTACAGGTCTGATGATCGTTGCTCTCACTTTTCTTTTACAAAGGGAAACTCTTTTGTGGCTCATTATTGCAGGATCATTTTTTTCTTTTCTGACGTTTAACTACAAGAAGCTTAATCTGCTTCACAAAACAACTTATAAAAGCTTTGGTACACTTTTTTATCCTCTTGGGATTTTATCGTCCTTTCTGATTCTATATAACATGCCTGTTTTTTACTTTCAAACCAGCCTGTTGGTTCTTACGGTTTCGGATACATTGGCAAATTTTGCCGGGCAGATTAAAAATGGAAATCAGATTGTAATTATCCTACATGACAAAAAAAGCATGCATGGCATTGTGGGATACGTCTTTTCAGCGCTCATCATTTTTTACATCTTTTTGCCCTCCAATCTTACTGCCGATATATTTTTCATGGCCACGCTGCTCTTTCTTGCAGTAATTCTTGAGCTTGCTTCATGGCGGGGTTCTGATAATTTTACAATTCCCGTTGGACTGGCAATAGTTTTGAAACTAACCCAGACCCAACAAGCAGATTATTTATTCCTTTTTGGAGTGTTGCTAATTATGGCAGCAGGAAGTTTTTTCTTGTATAAATTACGCATCCTGTCCCGCATCGGAAGCTTTGTTTCATTCTTGCTGGGGTTTTATCTGTTGGGTGTTATTGGATGGAAATGGTTTCTGCCGGTGCTGATGTTTTTCATTACTTCGGTGGCTTTCACAAAAATTCATTCGGGATTAAAGAAGAAGAAAAAAGAATCCGGCAGCAGAAATGTATGGCAGGTTACGGCTAATATTTTATGGGCGCTTGTCAGCTCGGCTTTGTTTCTAATTACTCAAAATGAAATTTTCATTTACTTTTTCATTGCTTTTGTGGCTGCCGTTACCGCTGACACCTGGGCCAGTGAAATAGGTCCCTTATTAAATAGACGCAGTTTTTCCCTGGCTGATTTTCGTTTCCATGAAGCTGGGATCACAGGAGGAATTTCATTTTTTGGAACGCTGGCAGCAATGGCAGGCGCATTTTTTATTTCTTCAGTCTCTTTTTACCTATTTTTTGGTGAATGGAACTGGGAAGTCATTTCATTGCTTTCATTTTCAGCATTTATGGCATGTTTTGCCGATACCTTGCTGGGTACTTTTGTAGAAGGGAAGTTGTTGAACCGGCTCTATTTTCAGAACAGGATAAACCAGGAATCATTGTCGCCCAATGATATTGTAAACCTTGGTGGCTCGTTTACGGCCTTTCTGTTTTTTCTTTTGTTGAGATATCTATTCTAA
- a CDS encoding LytTR family transcriptional regulator DNA-binding domain-containing protein, translated as MQRIIIIDDTKCKPSLENFLKLLGTHVQYDVAITGNSLPKQLLLDSITEIPGQKKLTVKSGGSNYLVSFSEIIRVEAIRGKSLLILSNSNSLRTNEDIRYWQNKLGEHGFLRVHHDHLVSISAIMKLQFGEEPFLELNDGVKIPVDFIRQERIAGDLESFLF; from the coding sequence ATGCAACGCATCATCATCATTGACGATACCAAATGCAAGCCATCGCTTGAGAATTTCCTGAAGTTGCTTGGTACGCATGTGCAGTATGATGTTGCAATTACCGGAAATTCTTTACCTAAGCAATTATTGCTTGATAGCATCACGGAAATACCCGGACAAAAGAAGCTTACCGTAAAGTCAGGAGGGAGCAATTATCTTGTGAGTTTTTCGGAAATCATCAGGGTTGAGGCAATCCGGGGGAAGTCACTGCTAATTCTTAGCAATTCCAATTCCTTGCGAACCAACGAAGACATTCGTTATTGGCAGAATAAACTGGGAGAACATGGATTTTTAAGAGTCCATCATGATCACCTGGTCAGCATTTCAGCAATCATGAAGCTGCAATTTGGTGAAGAACCCTTCCTGGAATTGAATGATGGTGTGAAAATTCCTGTGGATTTCATCAGGCAGGAAAGGATCGCCGGCGACCTCGAAAGCTTTCTTTTTTAA
- a CDS encoding right-handed parallel beta-helix repeat-containing protein translates to MKISQILLLCLLFTLHTSLAQQVIYVDASNNTGIEDGTMAHPFNTILEGLQLSQNGDSISVFPGNYPEDPILIEKCVSIAGESRFSTMVEGRFILSSKLDTLLVLIRNLWCENIMHSDSGYTQTPLSILECGLQVLNDNTPSVSETGRIVLKNSIVTDSIHIESASCAARREVIDCETGAGLWVCSTSSDGLIRLEGNQVTGSLRVRTVSKSDTIFITGNTISDSLVILSTASDPDLISNNQVGGGIRMYAVAHSGFRFTGNQVQQGSLSATYTALSESVIEENTFLNGGINFKAIAGDIKIKDNEIHTDGSVAGIRLKTTAGGYFENNTITLPYFESSGLPFEEDTLAVCAIHVRSTSFGGMKGNKISGGAYGVYLSAIASNEFDKNEIEDSHFGLYLQSVSGYVDSNRVEYCIGDGMVLDYQPEYGDTNAIRLNYNIIRNNGGHGIWTKGNCPMGSLKEPGTGYNIIKDNGGYDLYVETSAAFVDTIWAQNNEWSHDTEEEVGQFDIYDAMDDPSRALVMFEPIQSFSIEEYEVTDIMLYPNPTHSKVKLIFDNWRVSVHTVEIMDISGKIMKCHKDRTLTQRNNGVIEIDISLLPPGIYFCRVQTNGSTSVKKLIKL, encoded by the coding sequence ATGAAAATATCCCAAATCCTCCTTCTTTGCTTACTGTTCACTCTTCACACTTCACTCGCCCAGCAGGTGATATACGTCGATGCCTCGAACAACACTGGCATTGAGGACGGGACGATGGCGCACCCGTTCAACACCATCCTGGAGGGGTTACAACTCTCCCAGAATGGCGATTCAATCTCAGTTTTTCCCGGTAATTATCCTGAGGATCCGATTCTCATTGAGAAATGCGTCTCCATTGCAGGGGAAAGCCGTTTCTCCACAATGGTGGAAGGAAGATTCATCCTCTCATCAAAACTGGATACCTTGCTCGTGCTGATCAGGAACCTGTGGTGCGAAAACATCATGCACAGCGACAGCGGTTATACACAAACACCACTTTCAATCTTGGAATGCGGCCTGCAGGTCCTGAACGATAACACCCCCTCAGTGAGCGAAACAGGCCGGATAGTGTTAAAGAACAGCATAGTCACGGACAGTATTCACATTGAGAGTGCATCATGCGCTGCCAGAAGGGAGGTTATTGATTGTGAAACTGGAGCTGGACTATGGGTTTGCAGCACTTCATCCGACGGCTTAATAAGGCTCGAAGGCAACCAGGTAACCGGAAGCCTGAGAGTGAGAACGGTATCTAAAAGTGATACGATCTTTATCACAGGTAACACGATTTCAGACAGCTTGGTAATTCTTTCAACGGCCTCGGACCCTGATTTGATCTCGAATAACCAGGTAGGCGGTGGCATCAGAATGTATGCCGTAGCTCACAGCGGTTTTCGTTTCACAGGAAACCAGGTTCAGCAAGGTTCTCTTTCAGCTACATATACGGCACTTTCCGAATCGGTGATAGAAGAAAATACTTTTCTGAATGGCGGAATAAACTTCAAAGCAATAGCAGGGGATATCAAAATTAAGGATAATGAAATCCACACCGATGGCTCGGTAGCCGGGATCAGGCTAAAAACAACAGCAGGGGGATATTTTGAAAACAACACCATAACCCTGCCGTATTTTGAATCCTCCGGCTTGCCTTTTGAAGAAGATACGTTAGCGGTGTGCGCAATCCATGTGCGATCGACTTCTTTCGGGGGGATGAAGGGCAACAAGATCAGCGGCGGCGCTTATGGGGTTTACCTGTCGGCCATCGCTTCGAATGAATTTGATAAAAACGAGATTGAGGATTCGCACTTTGGTCTATACCTACAAAGTGTTTCGGGGTATGTCGACAGCAACCGGGTGGAGTATTGCATCGGCGACGGCATGGTCCTGGATTATCAACCGGAATATGGAGACACCAACGCCATCAGGTTGAATTACAATATCATCCGGAACAATGGCGGTCACGGTATCTGGACGAAAGGAAACTGCCCAATGGGCAGCCTGAAGGAGCCGGGTACAGGCTATAATATTATCAAGGACAATGGTGGCTATGATCTTTATGTGGAAACCTCCGCTGCCTTTGTCGATACTATTTGGGCGCAGAATAACGAATGGTCGCATGACACCGAAGAAGAAGTCGGACAGTTTGATATTTATGATGCCATGGACGACCCGTCCAGAGCACTGGTCATGTTTGAGCCGATACAGTCATTCAGCATTGAGGAATACGAGGTAACTGATATCATGTTGTACCCCAACCCGACCCACTCAAAGGTCAAGCTGATATTTGATAACTGGAGAGTTTCTGTTCATACTGTTGAAATCATGGACATTTCTGGAAAGATTATGAAATGCCATAAAGATCGAACTCTTACACAGCGTAACAATGGAGTAATAGAGATAGATATTAGTCTTTTGCCACCCGGCATCTATTTTTGCAGGGTTCAAACCAATGGCAGTACTTCAGTAAAGAAACTGATAAAGCTTTAA